CCGAGCTGGAGTAAAGGCGCTGGCCGGCGGGCCTGCGCCCTCCGCCGGGCCTGGGCCTCCCGGCAGCCCGGCACGAACCAACCTCGTCCGCCAGACCCGACCGAGCAGGAAGGGGGGCTGCGAAATAAACACCTCCGGTTGCCACTTACGCCCCTCTACCCCGGATAACAGCTAATCCCCTATGCTCCTAGCAGCGCTGGGCCGCTGGGCTGAGAGGCCCGGCCCgctgctggagagggcagggaggggaaggggagacAAGGAGGGGGGATTACCTGAGCAAATCGGCGTCTGAATCCAACGAGAATCcgagagagggggagagaaatccgcccccctccctcctcagaggagccgccgccgctgggccgccgccgccgccgccgagcaggaggaggaggggagatAATATAACAACAATAATCCGGGCCGGGAGGGGGGCTGGCTCCTCTTCCGTCTCCTCCTCAGTGCAGCGAACATGTAGAGCCGGGGGGTGTGCGGCCGAGGCAAATCCCTTCCACCTGAGCCTGCTTCACAACATCAACACGGGCCGGGCCGCTCCGCGCCGAACCGGTTCCGAGCCGCGCTCCGAGCCGGGGAGAGCGGAGGGTGGCCGAGGGGCAGCGCTGCCAAGGggccgccgccgcagccgctCCCTCCGAGAGTGCGAGCGCAGGAGGGCGGGGAGGGGCGGCTTGGGCACGGTGAGTCGGTACCGAGcgggggggcagggggagagaagggcgaggaggaggaggagggggaaggatCTTATGTGTGTCTCTCTCGCTCCCTCTCAGAACAAAATGCCGACCGGAAGTGCAGCGGCAGGAATGACTCCCTCCACCGGCGCCAAACACCAGCAACCTCCCCCTTCCCTCACTGCCTCCTCCTCGCCCGGTTGCTCCCTCGCTCCAGCAGCGCCGCTTCCGCcgctgcagctggaggggctcCCTTGCCTCGCCTCTCCTCACAGAGCCTCTCCTAGTTCCTGCCTAGTTCCTCTCCTTTCCACACCCCTCCGGCTGCGGCAcgacttctattttttttttcttcttttcgtttcccccccttcctcctgccttttGGTGCGCGGAACGAGACCGAAGTTTACGCTTAAGCCTGCGCTGAGGATTTATGAAGAAGGAACCGTTGGAAAAAGAATAGACGTTttagtgtttattttttgtccTCCTTAAGCGTGGTAgggaggacgaggaggaggacTGCAAAAATGCTGCCTCGCAGGAGGCAGACTTGGAAAGGGGCCTTAAACTAAACCCTCAAAGGCGGCACCCCTGCGGGTGGGACACTCGCTGGAGTTACTGTCGCCGCTCATGCCCTTTCTCTGTGGATGTGAGAGGCCGCGCCGCAGGAACCGAAACACCCGCTGCTCAATGCATTGCCGGGGAGAGGGATTTCCAGATGGACATACGGAGCGGGAGTGGCTTTCAAAAACGGGCTTTTTGGATGAGCACTGGGGAAAATACTGATGTTCAGGTGAAACGTCCTTCGCTGGAGGTTGAGGCTCCACCGCCACCAGAtttactggaaatattttaattgtgtgTTGTGAAGGAGCGTTTGGAGAAAGAGCATGTTCTAATCTGAAAGACTTTCTGGTGTTCCTCTGTACAGGTAAAACTGAATAATCATAGCACAGGATCATAATGAAGAATCATTTATATATCCCATTAATTAATTATGTCTTTTAGTACTCACTTAATGTCGTTTTGCTGCTCAGTACTTGGACAAAAATCCTTTCATTTCTAGAGGAAGCACTGCTTTTCTGTCGACTTCAGGAATCAGCTGGACTCAGCTGTAAATACCCTGTGACATATAAACACACCCTTTCAGCTCTGGATGAATGTTACTTGCACAAAGGATAAAATCTTGCACCAGTGCACCTGGATCTCTCCAATGCTTAGGATTTTTTGAATAGTGCTCTGTCTTTAATACGGATTTCAAATGCCTCTCTCAAGCTTAAACTACTACAAAATTCGTAATTTTGGATGAATCAAAGTTTGATTTATAAGTGTatgtgtttttgtttaaaagtaCAGAAATGAAGACAGCACTGGAAAATATGGTAATTCAGTAGCGGAAATACTATTATCTAATGGCACATATTAACAGGGACAGAGTTAACTGggttctgaaaaaaatgtattaccTTTGTTCTAGGTTAATATAAAAGGTCCCAATCCTATGATGGTTTATGCATTTATAACTTGAAGTTATCAATttgaaataaagggaaataattGGTGTTGCAAATGAAGTGTGTCCTTAAGTCTTTGCACTTAATACATTGCAACTCTGTAACTCAAGAGGAAAACTATTTACATTCTCTTGGAAATAAAGCATAACTTAATGAACTACCTATCTGGAGTTCACGTACCATATATATGTGTACTTATACATCTAtgaattcccaggaaaatgtAATTCTAAAATTACAAAGCTCAGGAATACTATTTCAATCTACTCTTAAGTGATTGTTAACGATTCAGGTTGATGGAGTCTTCTGTGGTTTTAGTAatctatttaaataattatttttttcttagttgGTGAattaatatgtaaataaaatacagaacactgatattttaattttcaaatgccAAATATGTTTTAGACTTTACAAACATCATGGTCAGGCACAACACCTATTTGATTATGGTTTCAGTAAGACcatttaatgcttttaaaataccaCTCAACTAAAAGAACTTGTATGAATGGCTGTTTTACTTGAGTACTATGCTGCATTACCTGCACAAGAGAACAACTAATTTAAGCCATTAGTTCTTTTAGAAGGTTATGTGTAACACATGGGCAAATCAGgactttattttccttaagggaaattaaatatttttattccactttttaaaatgaaagatctAATTCTTTGGCTGCATTCAGACAAGTGGTTCCTTGTATTCTGCTTCAAAAACTCACTCACAGCAATCTGTTGCAGAATGGAGGCTCACTATATTCCTAAAAATGCCTTAGTATGCACAGGGTTCATGTCATTATGCCTGAAATTACCAGAAAAGTGATAAATCAAGTATTTCAGATCACCTGATAACTACTGCAAAAGCCTTTAAACCTTATTTCTGTTCCAGGCCTTAGTCATGGGGTGGGGATAGCCCTAATCTGTATGGGAGGAGCTATGCAGCCACGCAACCATGATTGTAGCACACTAAGGAGCACACACACTGCATGAACAAAGCTGGTAAGTGTGGAGAAGGGCAGAGCTCTCTGAATTCCCCTGACAATCCACACCTATGTAGTCCAGAAAATGAACTGCAAGTTTCAGGGTAAAGCTTTAGAACCTAATCCTGCTGCCTTTGATGTCAAGGGAGAATGCATCTCTTGCCCAAAACAAAAGACTGAATTCCCATAAATTTAAGATATTTATGCAGTCTGTTACTCTCAGACTCATTTCTTATTCTTCAAAGTGAATCTTAATTCAAAAGGCAGGAATTAAAGATCTTAATGTAGAGAGTTCTCCAGCAATTTTCACAAAATACATGGAAAACTGTAAGTATGTCTCTTGCCACTGTTTACAACTGCTATTGCTGTGTACTGAGATAAGCTTTCTAAAGGCAAAGGTAATATTTGTTAGTACACTGCTGAAAGTAGAGAAGGGACCTCTTTGCCCTCTTTACTCTGATGTTCACTTCCCTCACTGCTACATGTCGTTATTCAGCTTCATAAATTATTGAGAGCATGTAATATTGGAGTAAAAAATACACCCGGCACCAAAGTTTTCTTAGATACGACTGttgtaatttgatttttttctgtagaatgcatgaaaaatgcattgttttTTACCAGTTTTATCTCTGTATACCTGTATAACACTAAGGTACATGTCATTTTAAGTTTATATGTGATGCACAAACAGTGTGGGTTGTTTACCTCTTAATAATTTACAGGTATGTATATTACTCATATTACAGTATATTTATTTCTaggcagatttttaaaataattaggacgtcagtaaaataattttttaaattatgactGTATATTTTATAGACTCAATAATTGAAAAGAACTTTCCTATAATAACTGGGAGCTTGTTATCTGAATACAGTAACAAATCATTAGCTATCATCCTAAATTTAAGTACTCAAATTATTTAGAATCTGGTGTTAAGGCTGTACCACACAATGATTAGGAAGAATTTAATGTATGCTGTATGATAAGTCATACAAAGTTATGTTCTTTGAATTGCTTTTAGTTCACAGAAACAAATAATAGCACCATGTAACTAATTGACTGGAACATATTCACTGTGCAAAGTAAGTAGCCTAAATATGAAACTTTCAATGGCAAAGGTTAAATAAAAAGCCAAGGAAGCTTGTAGACTGAGGAGTCAAATATTTGTATGATTACTTGCTTTAAGTTTACAACTTCATGGAGACTAGTGattcttatttcattttcctagtAAGCCAGATGAaggtaatattttttcctttgtctaaTTATTTAGCTTAATTGACTAAAAAGAATTTAATATCAAATTAAATGGTACTTTTTCATTCTAAGTAACAAACTTGCATTATATCTACCATGATAAGAATGAGCTTTTGTTTGTACACAATATAAATTCTATGGCAGGtgtatatattaaaatatataataatgtttctattgagaaaaaaatgacagaagacAATACTCTGTTACTTTCATTTGAATGTTAAAGTAAGCTCTTGAATATGCAAAGCACTAGGGCTTCTGAACAAAGttaaaataaagacaattaaaacatgtaatttagactataaaacATACATAATAATAAGACACTACATAATTGAAAAAAGGCCAGTAATGGACTGCTGGACAGAATTCTACTGTCACGTAATTGTTACATCAGGGCCATAAAAACAGACCTAAAAACATTTGATATTTTAGGGAAGATAAATGATCAGTTACACACTGTCCTTGAAGATAATCTGAAATCTGGCAAGCAATATTTTTTAGGCTCTTTTCTCACCATTGCTGAACTTCAGAAAGGAAGCAGGTATCATTCCTGATACCTGATgtgattttcctgtttttttttttttttcttcctgttcttaTTTTGAGCATTATATAACTATCCTCTCAATTGTCTTGGTTTGTCTAGGCACTGGGAGGACAACTTTCTGTCATGTTAGCCGCATAAGAAATACTGCTCAGTTTCCTACAAGACTGTTGTTGAGGGCCACTATGGGAAATTTTGGgacagaaatataaaaacattcaggcttttttttttttctttctccacttATTAAGAAGTAAAGTTAAATCAGTACTGAACTTCACAGGCCAGCAAATAAATGTGGACATTCATCTTCTGGCAAAAGAGAGAAGTTAAAAATTCCCCTTAAGGGCTGTTGTATTCAGCTGAAAGTTATACTTGTatgcattaaaaaacaaacaaacaaaaaaaccaacaacaacaacaacaacaacaacaaaaacaaaaaaaaaaaaaaaacaaacaaaaaaaaaaaaaaaaaaaaaaaacaaacaaaaaacaa
Above is a window of Oenanthe melanoleuca isolate GR-GAL-2019-014 chromosome Z, OMel1.0, whole genome shotgun sequence DNA encoding:
- the LOC130265493 gene encoding protein PRRC2A-like yields the protein MKRNNYQNGSCLKQRRKKRYGCNCRFLMMKTTQELQLLLHSPFFPVKQSYTRSPRTLQGKSKQQFRCYTPRPVTEQPLRLSNPRAGVKALAGGPAPSAGPGPPGSPARTNLQRWAAGLRGPARCWRGQGGEGETRRGDYLSKSASESNENPREGERNPPPSLLRGAAAAGPPPPPPSRRRRGDNITTIIRAGRGAGSSSVSSSVQRTCRAGGCAAEANPFHLSLLHNINTGRAAPRRTGSEPRSEPGRAEGGRGAALPRGRRRSRSLRECERRRAGRGGLGTNKMPTGSAAAGMTPSTGAKHQQPPPSLTASSSPGCSLAPAAPLPPLQLEGLPCLASPHRASPSSCLVPLLSTPLRLRHDFYFFFLLFVSPPSSCLLVRGTRPKFTLKPALRIYEEGTVGKRIDVLVFIFCPP